GGGGGGGATGGTGGGGGTTCTCCGCCCCCTTGCGGTCGGACCGCACGCTTGAGCGCGGGGGCAGGGAGTTCCCCGTGGAGACGGGGGCCGTCATCTGGGTGCGGGCGCAGGGGAGGCGATAATGCACATCTCCGAGGGCGTTCTCTCGGCCCCGGTGCTGGCCGGCGGCGCCGCCCTGGCGGCGGGGGGCCTGGCCGTGGGCCTCAGGAAGATGGACCTCGACCGCATCCCGGAGGTGGCGGTGCTCTCCACGGCCTTCTTTGTGGCCTCTCTGCTTCACGTGCCGGTGGGCCCGGTGGGCGTCCACCTCACCCTGAACGGCCTGGTGGGGCTCCTGCTGGGCTGGATGGCCTTCCCCTCGATATTCGTGGCCCTTACCCTCCAGGCCCTCCTCTTTCAGTTCGGAGGGCTGACCACCCTCGGGGTCAACACGGTCGTCATGGCGCTTCCGGCGGTGGCCGCCTTCTTCATCTTCAGGCCCCTCCTGGGAGCGCGGCCCAGCCCGAGGAGGGCGGCCCTGGCGGGCTTCGGCGCGGGCGCGCTGGGGGTGGCCCTGGGCACCGCG
The DNA window shown above is from Nitrospirota bacterium and carries:
- the cbiM gene encoding cobalt transporter CbiM — encoded protein: MHISEGVLSAPVLAGGAALAAGGLAVGLRKMDLDRIPEVAVLSTAFFVASLLHVPVGPVGVHLTLNGLVGLLLGWMAFPSIFVALTLQALLFQFGGLTTLGVNTVVMALPAVAAFFIFRPLLGARPSPRRAALAGFGAGALGVALGTALAALALLGTGGVFLNVVLAMAAANGPVMLVEGVVTAFIVLFLLKVNPEMLIRSDR